In Harpia harpyja isolate bHarHar1 chromosome 12, bHarHar1 primary haplotype, whole genome shotgun sequence, a single window of DNA contains:
- the SERPINF1 gene encoding pigment epithelium-derived factor: MRIPVVLLFLGLLTVPSRSQNSATEQNSATADGANAGEVEEEDPFYKTPVNKLAAAVSNFGYDLYRQQSSRTATANVLLSPFSLATALSGLSLGAGERTEDVISRALFYDLLNKAEVHNTYKDLLTSVSGPEKSMKSASRIILEKRLRVKPGFHSQLEKSYKMRLRALSGNTQLDLQEINNWVRQQTKGRIMRFMKDMPTDVSILLAGAAYFKGTWKTKFDTKKTALKDFHLDEDRTVKVSMMSDPKALLRYGFDSELNCKIAQLPLTEGISATFFLPTKVIQNMSLIEESLTSEFIHDVDRELKTVHAVLSLPKLKLNYEEALGNTLKETRLQSLFTSPDFTMISAKPIKLSHVQHKAILELSEDGERSTPNPGVNAARLTFPIEYHVDRPFLLVLRDDTTGTLLFIGKILDPRSV; encoded by the exons ATGCGGATTCCAGTGGTTCTCCTTTTCCTGGGTCTCTTAACTGTCCCAAGCAGATCCCAGAACTCAGCTACTGAGCAG AATTCTGCCACTGCTGATGGAGCTAACGCTGGTGAGGTTGAAGAGGAAGATCCATTCTATAAGACCCCTGTAAACAAGCTGGCAGCTGCAGTCTCCAACTTTGGCTATGACCTGTACCGTCAGCAATCTAGCCGGACAGCCACTGCCAATGTGCTACTGTCTCCATTCAGCCTGGCTACAGCACTGTCTGGTCTCTCGCTTG GGGCTGGAGAACGAACAGAAGATGTGATTTCTCGCGCTCTCTTCTATGATCTGCTTAACAAAGCTGAGGTCCACAACACTTACAAAGACCTACTGACCAGCGTGTCTGGACCAGAGAAGAGCATGAAAAGTGCTTCCCGTATCATCTTGGAGAAAA GACTGAGGGTGAAGCCTGGTTTTCACAGCCAACTAGAGAAGTCCTACAAGATGCGCCTGAGGGCCCTAAGTGGCAATACCCAGTTAGACCTCCAAGAAATCAACAACTGGGTACGACAGCAGACAAAGGGAAGGATTATGCGGTTTATGAAGGACATGCCCACAGATGTCAGTATTCTCCTTGCTGGGGCTGCTTACTTCAAGG ggacatgGAAAACCAAGTTTGACACCAAGAAGACTGCCCTGAAGGACTTCCATCTGGATGAGGACAGAACTGTGAAGGTGTCCATGATGTCAGACCCCAAAGCTCTACTGCGATATGGTTTTGACTCAGAACTCAACTGCAAG ATTGCCCAGCTGCCATTGACAGAGGGAATCAGTGCCACGTTCTTCCTGCCTACGAAGGTGATCCAGAATATGAGTCTGATTGAGGAAAGCCTTACTTCTGAATTTATCCACGATGTAGACAGGGAGCTGAAGACAGTCCATGCTGTGCTAAGCTTGCCCAAACTAAAGCTGAACTATGAAGAGGCACTTGGCAACACACTAAAGGAGACAA gGCTCCAATCACTTTTCACATCACCTGATTTTACCATGATTTCTGCCAAACCTATTAAGCTATCTCATGTGCAACACAAGGCAATTCTGGAGCTTAGTGAAGATGGGGAAAGATCCACACCAAATCCTGGGGTGAATGCTGCTCGTCTGACCTTCCCCATAGAATATCATGTGGACAGACCTTTCCTTCTTGTACTGCGAGATGATACTACTGGAACCCTCCTCTTCATTGGCAAGATCCTGGATCCCAGGAGTGTTTAG